The Culex pipiens pallens isolate TS chromosome 2, TS_CPP_V2, whole genome shotgun sequence DNA window GACACCTTCTGCGAAACCATCTCACGCTGCGTGATCAACTCACCGGCGTCGAACTGGGCCACCACGGCCTTCAACACCTCCGTCGTAATCGACGGCAGCACACGCTCGTCGTAATCCTGACCCAGGATGGTGTAAATCTTCGGCAGCTGGTCCGGCACCGGTCGGAACAGAATACGCAGCGTGATGTTCACGTTCTGCAAATCCTTACTGCCGGTCACCACCGGAACGTTTCTCGGCTGCGACCGGATGTCGAAGATGACTGGCCGCTGAACCCACGGCACGAAGAAGTGCGTGCCCTCGCCGGAGACCGTCTGCTTGACGCCGGTAAAGCGATCGAAGATGACCGCCCGGTGGCCACCGTCGACTAAAACAAGAACattcattttagtaatttataCAAGCACCCGGAACATGGCAACAACAAACCATTATATAACGCCGAGTTGACGACTCCGCCGACGATTGCGACGCCCAGACCGAGCTGGCCGATTCGGTTCAGGAACTGGGTGGCCATTGCTGCTGATGTGGTTTAGTCTgcgggaaaaaaaatcgaccgatttcacCGTATTTACATCGGTTTACAACAATATTTCGTCAGAATTTGCAAGAGTGAGGTTaggtttaaaaaattacaacaagATTCGTCGAACCTCGATAAAAACACGACAACTCGCCTGTTTTATCCAATTAAACCGATACTCACCTTGCAAGGATTGAAGTAAACGTGTTTTAATGCAATAAATGCAACGAAATTGTGCCGGC harbors:
- the LOC120422402 gene encoding protein l(2)37Cc, which gives rise to MATQFLNRIGQLGLGVAIVGGVVNSALYNVDGGHRAVIFDRFTGVKQTVSGEGTHFFVPWVQRPVIFDIRSQPRNVPVVTGSKDLQNVNITLRILFRPVPDQLPKIYTILGQDYDERVLPSITTEVLKAVVAQFDAGELITQREMVSQKVSDDLTERAAQFGVILDDISITHLTFGKEFTQAVEMKQVAQQEAEKARFMVEKAEQMKQAAIVSAEGDAEAAALLAKSFGDSGDGLVELRRIEAAEDIAYQMSRSRGVSYLPAGQTTLLSLPQ